In Helianthus annuus cultivar XRQ/B chromosome 9, HanXRQr2.0-SUNRISE, whole genome shotgun sequence, the following are encoded in one genomic region:
- the LOC110878233 gene encoding receptor protein-tyrosine kinase CEPR1 codes for MGFHHLFIFYFAILLSFLSTYETTTLNQTEFFTLLKSSFSGNTFGDWDGTNVCDYAGITCDDKGYVVKINISRRSLSGRFPENICSYLPYLKTLDIGYNNIHGELPYSITNCSLLEELITTHTSLTGKLPDFSPMKSLRVLDMAYCAFSGKFPLSLINLTNLEVMNFNENAGFDLWRLPDDIFRLSKLKILILSTCMVSGPIPKSIGNMTSLVDLELCGNYLVGPVPRELGLLKNLKQLELYYNQLVGEIPEELGNLTNLRDIDISVNQLTGRIPEVICRLPHLRVVQFYNNSLTGHIPRVLEDSKTLTTLSLYRNYLTGEVPRHLGRSSPLMLIDLSENQLTGELPAEICNGGKLLYLLVLDNMFSGVVPESYSSCVSLIRFRLSSNRLSGTIPEGVLSLPAVSILDLSQNSFTGSIPKVVGNARNLSELLLQNNKLSGVIPSEISHPHKLVKIDLSENLLSGPIPSEIGDLKRLNLLLLQGNQLTGYIPNSLSSLTSLNVLDLSRNQLTGSIPKTLCDLLPSSMNFSNNQLSGPIPDSFIKGGQLESFLGNPKLCVSEYPNQSYQNLSICSQTYNQKKVDYIWVILVSLGIIILVGVLFLKRWFLKERDVMKNDEPWSSSYFSYNVKSFHRISFDQDEIVEAMIDKNVVGHGGSGTVYKIDLSNGEVVAVKRLWSQKAKDESSDDQQIMNRELKTEVETLGNIRHKNIVKLYCYFSGFDCNLLVYEYMPNGNLWDALHRGKCLLDWPTRHQIALGVAQGLAYLHHDLMPPIIHRDIKSTNILLDRDFQPKVADFGIAKVLRARGKDSTTTIVAGSYGYLAPEYAYSCKATTKCDVYSFGVVLMELITGKKPVEVEFGENKNIIYWISTKVETKEGAFEVLDKRLSGYYNNDIIKVLRIAIRCTCQTATLRPSMNEIVQLLIEANPCKSEHCKSPNKTKEQVK; via the exons ATGGGTTTTCACCATCTTTTCATCTTCTATTTTGCAATTCTCTTGTCTTTTTTAAGCACTTATGAAACCACCACACTCAATCAAACTGAGTTCTTCACACTTCTGAAGAGTTCCTTTTCAGGCAACACTTTtggtgactgggatggtacaaaCGTATGTGATTACGCAGGTATAACCTGTGATGATAAAGGGTACGTGGTTAAGATCAACATTTCGAGGCGGAGTCTATCGGGTCGATTTCCTGAAAACATATGTTCTTACCTTCCTTATCTGAAAACTCTAGATATTGGTTACAACAATATTCATGGAGAGTTACCATACAGCATCACTAACTGTTCATTACTCGAAGAATTGATCACAACTCATACGAGTCTCACCGGAAAGTTGCCAGATTTTTCGCCGATGAAGTCTCTCCGGGTGCTTGATATGGCTTATTGTGCATTTTCAGGAAAGTTTCCTTTGTCTTTAATAAATCTCACCAATCTTGAAGTGATGAATTTCAATGAAAACGCTGGGTTTGATCTCTGGAGGTTGCCGGATGATATTTTCCGGCTGTCGAAACTCAAGATCTTGATCTTGAGTACATGCATGGTGAGTGGTCCAATCCCGAAATCAATTGGGAACATGACATCTCTTGTTGATCTTGAATTATGTGGTAACTATTTAGTTGGTCCGGTTCCTAGAGAACTTGGTTTGCTGAAAAACTTGAAACAACTTGAGCTTTACTACAACCAACTCGTGGGTGAGATTCCGGAAGAGCTCGGAAACCTGACCAATCTCAGGGATATCGATATATCCGTCAACCAGTTAACCGGAAGAATACCTGAAGTCATATGCCGGTTACCGCATCTCAGAGTGGTACAGTTTTACAACAACAGTCTCACCGGACACATCCCGCGTGTCCTCGAGGACTCAAAGACGTTGACAACGTTATCTCTTTACAGAAACTATCTGACCGGTGAAGTGCCAAGACATCTAGGGAGATCATCACCACTTATGCTTATCGACTTGTCGGAAAATCAGCTTACAGGAGAATTACCAGCGGAGATATGCAATGGAGGTAAGTTGCTTTACTTGCTAGTGCTTGACAACATGTTTTCTGGTGTCGTCCCAGAGTCTTATTCTAGCTGCGTCTCCCTTATCCGTTTTCGACTTAGTTCCAACCGGCTGTCTGGAACGATCCCCGAAGGAGTTCTCAGCCTCCCGGCTGTGTCGATTCTCGATCTGAGTCAGAATTCGTTCACCGGTTCGATACCTAAAGTAGTTGGGAATGCTAGAAACTTATCAGAATTGCTCTTACAAAATAACAAACTCTCTGGAGTTATCCCTTCTGAAATATCACACCCTCACAAACTTGTAAAGATTGATCTCAGTGAGAATCTACTCTCTGGACCAATACCTTCAGAAATTGGTGATCTAAAACGACTCAATCTTTTGTTATTACAAGGAAATCAACTCACGGGTTACATCCCCAACTCACTCTCTTCACTAACATCTCTAAATGTTCTTGATCTGTCAAGAAATCAGTTGACAGGTTCTATCCCAAAAACCCTTTGTGATTTGCTGCCAAGCTCCATGAACTTTTCAAACAATCAACTTTCAGGGCCAATACCTGATTCCTTCATCAAAGGAGGACAGTTAGAAAGCTTTTTAGGTAACCCAAAGCTTTGTGTTTCTGAATATCCTAATCAGTCTTATCAAAACTTGTCCATTTGTTCACAAACATACAATCAGAAGAAAGTTGATTACATTTGGGTCATTCTAGTGTCCCTTGGGATTATTATCCTTGTTGGTGTTTTGTTTCTTAAGAGATGGTTTCTTAAAGAAAGAGATGTTATGAAGAATGATGAACCATGGTCCTCTTCTTATTTTTCATACAATGTAAAAAGCTTTCATAGAATAAGTTTTGATCAGGATGAGATTGTGGAAGCCATGATTGATAAGAATGTTGTGGGACATGGAGGGTCTGGAACTGTCTACAAGATTGATCTCAGCAATGGAGAAGTAGTTGCGGTTAAGCGTCTTTGGAGTCAGAAAGCGAAAGACGAGTCGTCTGATGATCAGCAGATCATGAACCGCGAGTTGAAAACAGAAGTGGAGACGTTGGGGAACATAAGGCACAAAAACATTGTCAAGTTGTATTGTTACTTCTCTGGTTTTGATTGCAATTTGTTGGTTTATGAATACATGCCAAATGGTAATCTTTGGGATGCACTTCATAGAGGTAAATGTCTCTTGGATTGGCCAACTAGACACCAGATTGCACTTGGTGTAGCACAAGGTTTAGCCTACCTGCACCATGATTTGATGCCACCCATCATTCATAGAGACATCAAGTCCACTAATATCCTGTTGGATAGAGACTTTCAACCAAAGGTTGCAGATTTTGGAATAGCAAAAGTTCTAAGGGCCAGAGGGAAAGACTCCACCACCACTATTGTTGCAGGCTCCTATGGCTATTTAGCACCAG AGTACGCATATTCATGCAAGGCAACAACAAAGTGTGACGTCTACAGTTTTGGCGTGGTACTGATGGAGCTGATAACCGGAAAGAAGCCTGTGGAGGTTGAGTTTGGAGAAAACAAGAACATCATATATTGGATTTCAACCAAAGTGGAGACAAAAGAAGGAGCGTTTGAGGTTTTGGACAAGAGACTTTCGGGGTATTACAATAATGATATAATTAAAGTTCTTCGGATAGCTATCCGTTGTACATGCCAAACGGCAACCCTTCGCCCTAGCATGAATGAGATCGTTCAGCTGCTAATCGAAGCAAACCCTTGCAAATCCGAGCATTGCAAGTCGCCAAACAAGACCAAAGAACAGGTAAAGTAA